The genomic stretch GCCGGAACAGGCCCCGCGCCTGACGGCAGGAACCGTCACGCCGCTCACGCCGGAACTGCGGGCAGTGCCCCAGCCGTCGCCGGGCGTGCCGGTGCTCCCCCCACCCGCTCCGCTGCCGGAATGGGCAGGGCCGACCGTGCTGATGGCGGCGCTCTCCACGGCGATGTGGGGCGTCCAGGCACAGCGACCCGACCTGACGGTGCTGGGCCGAAGGCAGACGGATGGTGGGTGACGGGCCACACCTGGACCGGCCCTTCCCGCTGACCCCTCAATCGATCAGGAGACAGACCCGTGACCTACGGCAACAAGAACACCAACCGCAACCGGGGCGGCAACGACCGCCGGCCCCCACCACCGCGCCGCGCCCCGACCGGCCGATCCTCCACCTCCCGCTGGACGCCCCTCTTCCTGCTGCTCACCCTGCTCGCCAGCCTGGCGTACATCTGGCGGCCGTGGGAGCACCGCGACAACCTCTGGACGGTGTGGGATCCAGGCAGGTACGAGTTCGTGACGCTGGGCCTCGACCTCAAGGGTGGCCTGCGGATCGAACTGGCCCCGGAATCCGGCACCGCCACCCGCGACGAACTCGACCGCGTCAAGACCGTGATCGAGAACCGCATCAACGCGCTGGGCGTGGCCGAACCGACCGTGACCGTGTCCGGTGGCCGGCGCGTGGTCGTGGAGATCCCCGGCGCGACCCCGGCGGTGCAGCAGCGGGCCCGCGAGATCATCCAGCGCACGGCCCGGCTGGAATTCCGGATCGTTCAGCAGGGCGCACAGCCCGATCAGGCCGTGCTGGCAAGGAGTCCGCGCAGCAGCGGCTACACCCTGGCGCAGCTCGGGCCGGTGCAGGCGACGGGCGAGGTGATTGCCAGCGCCCAGGCCGCGACCGATCCACAATCGTCGCGCTGGGTGGTGACCTTCCAGAACACCGACAAGGGCGCAGCGACCTTCGGTGACTTCACCGGCAAGAATGTCGGCAAACTCATGGCCGTCGTGCTCGATGACCAGATCCAGAGCGTGGCGACCATCCAGCAGCGCCTGTTCCGCGACGTGCAGATCACCGGGAACTTCAGCGCCGAGGAGGCCAACCAGCTCGCACTGGTGCTCAAATCCGGGGCGCTGCCGATCAAGATCAAGACCGAAGCCGAGCGGGCGGTCGGCCCGACGCTGGGGGCCGACGCCATCCGCAGCGGCGCAATCGCGGCCGTCGTCGGCATCGGTCTGGTGTTCCTGATGCTGTTCTTCTACTACGGCCTGTGGTTCGGGCTGGTCGGGGCGCTGGGCCTGCTGTTCTCGTCGGTGGTGATCCTGGGCATGCTGGCCGGCTTCGGCGCGACCCTGACGCTGCCCGGCATCGCCGGACTCGTGCTGACCATCGGGGCCGCCGTGGACGGCAACGTCATCTCCTTCGAGCGCATCAAGGAGGAGATGCAGAAGGGCAAGGGCATCCGCAACTCGATCAACGCCGGGTACCAGCACTCCACGGCCGCCATCCTGGACGTGAACGCCTCGCACCTGCTGTCGGCCCTGGCGCTCTACAACTACTCCACCGGTCCGGTCAAGGGCTTCGCGGTCACGCTGATCATCGGGGTGGTCGCCAGCACGTTCTCGAACCTGGTGTTCGCCAAGTGGTTCCTGGAGTGGCTGGCGGCCCGCAGGCCGAACATGACGGCACCCATGTGGATCAAACACACGAACTTCGACTTCATCAAGGCGGCGCCGATCGTGACCACGGCCAGCGTGCTGCTGGCACTGGCAGGACTGGGCGTGCTCGCCACTCGGGGTCTGAACTACGGCGTGGACTTCACCTCTGGCACGACCCTGACCGTGCGGGCCGACGGCACGAGCACGACCGAACAGGTGCGTGCGGCGGTGGCCGGGGCCGGCATCGAGAAGGTCACGGCCCAGAGCGCCGCGATCCAGCGCGACATCACACCCGCACAGAGCGGAGCCCAGTACACCGTGAAGGTGCCGCAGCTGACGGCCGCCGAGACGACCACCCTGAGCACCGCCATCGCGAAGGTGCCGGGCGGTCAGGTGCAGGCCACCGAGACGGTGGGTCCGGCCGTGGGCCGGGAACTGACCGACAAGACCATCAAGGCTGTGCTGTTGGGCATGGCCCTGATCCTGATCTACGTGGGCTTCCGCTTCGATTTCATCATGGGTCTGGGATCGATCCTGGCCGTGGTGCACGACGTGGGCATCGTGATGGGCCTGTACGCGCTGCTGGGGCTGGAGTTCTCGATCGCCACCGTGGCGGCCGTCCTGACCCTGATCGGCTACTCGCTGAACGACTCGATCATCGTGTCCGACCGGATCCGGGAGAACATCAAGGAGATGCGCGGGAAGTCGTACCGCCAGATCGTGAACACCAGCATCAACCAGACGCTGTCGCGCACGATCATGACCTCGGTGAGCACCATGCTCCCGCTGATCAGCCTGCTGATCTTCGGCGGACCGGTGCTGCGCGACTTCAGCATCATCCTGCTGGTCGGCATCATCATCGGGACGTACTCCAGCATCTATATCGTCGCGCCGCTCGTCGTGTACTTCGAGGAGTGGAACCGCCGGCGCAAGTCCGGGGGCCAGCCCGCCAAGGCCTGAGCACACCGGTCACGCCGCCCGCCTCATGATCGAGGCGGGCTTTTCAATTGCAATATTCAGGTGGGCATAGACATATCATCCGGATAGTCTCCAGTGGGCACGCTATCCTCTTCGCCATGACGGGATCCGAACAACTCAGCGTCGCCATCGTCGGCGGCAGCGGCTACGCGGGCGGGGAATTCCTGCGCCTCGCCCTGAACCACCCCCACCTGAACGTCACGCAGGTGACCAGCGAGCGCAACGCGGGCACGCCGGTGGGTCTGGTGCATCCCAACCTGCGGGGGCGGACGAACCTGAAGTTCCGCAAAGCCGCCGATCTGGACGCCGCCGACGTGGTCGTGCTGGCCCTGCCGCATAACAGCGCCGCCAAGCGGATTGCCGAGTTCGAGGCGAAGGGCCGGATCATCATCGACCTGTCGGCCGACTTCCGGCTGAAAGACCCGGCCGTGTACCGCGCCACCTACGGCGAGGATCACCCCGCCCCGGACAAGCTGGGCGAATGGGTCTACGGCAACCCGGAACTGCACCGTGAGGAACTGGTCGGCGCGACCCGGATCGCATGCGCGGGCTGCTTCGCCACCAGCGTGATCCTGGCGCTGTACCCGCTGCTGAAACTGGGCGTGCTGCTCCCGAAAGACGTCATCGCCACCGGCCTCGTCGGGTCGTCGGCCGCCGGGGCGAGCGCCAGCGACGGCTCGCACCACCCCGAGCGGGCCGGGAGCCTGCGCGTGTACAAGCCCGTCGGGCACCGGCACACCGCCGAGGCGAGACAGGAACTGCCGGGCAATTTCCCCATCCACCTGACCGCGATCAGCACGCCGCGCGTCCGGGGCATCCTGACCACCGTGCAGGCGTGGGTGCCGGACGGCTGGAGCGACAAGGACGTCTGGAGCGCGTACCGCGAGGTGTACGGCCAGGAGCCCTTCATCCGCATCGTCAAGGTCGCCAAGGGCATCCACCGCTACCCCGATCCCATGCTCCTCGACGGCACGAACTACTGCGACCTGGGCTTTGAGATGGATCAGGACACGGGACGAGTCGTGCTGATGTCGGCCATCGACAACCTCGTGAAGGGCACTGCCGGCCACGCCATCCAGAGTCTGAACATCAGCCAGGGCTGGGCGGAGACGACCGGGCTGGAGTTCGCGGGTCTGCACCCGGCGTGAATGACATGACTGGTATCGCGCGAACAGAATGCATGGAGTCAGGGAATTAAATGTCCGGAAGTGGTGCCATAGCACTTATTGAACTGAATCTTGTGCAGGCATGTCTTGGGCAGATCACAGATGCACATCAGGCCATTGTGTATAGACACGACGATTCGGATAATGTATGTCACATTTCCACTTACTTGTCACATTCCAGCGAAGCTGTCGTAGAAGCTGTGCAGGAAATTGCGGATGAGCTCTACGGCCGCCTCAACTTCTTCCAAGTGGACGTCAAGTGCCATGTCGTTATTGGCCATCACGGCGTGCTGCAGCTCACGTCCGGCGATTGCCTGTTTTTTCTGCGAAAAGGATTCGAAATACTGACGTCAGCCTTAGGGCAGTGATCGAACGTCGCCGCCTCTGAGTCCAGCCCACTGATTCAGAATTCACTCAAACCACGGCTCGCCCAATAAGCTTTCATTCGAAAACCATTTATCCAAATTTCTTGACATTCATCAGGCGTACAGGCAGAATGCCACGCACGAGGCACCCATGACCCCAGAACTCCCCGAAGCTCCCGTCAACTACGTCCCGCTGATCCCCGCGACCTCGTGGGCGATCATCGACTCCACCCTGCGGGAGGGCGAGCAGTTCGCCCGGGGCAACTTCAAATCGGATGACAAGGTCGAGATCGCCCGCGCACTCGATGCCTTCGGGGCCGAGTTCATCGAGGTGACCACCCCGATGGTCAGCGCCCAGACCCACGCCGACATCCTGAAACTGACGTCGCTGGGCCTGAAGTCGAAGTTCCTGACCCACGTGCGCTGCCACATGGACGACGTGCAGCGGGCGGTCGATACCGGCGTCCACGGCCTGGATCTGCTGTTCGGCACCAGCTCCTTCCTGCGCGAGTTCTCGCACGGCAAAGACATCGCTGGAATCATTGCGTCGGCCCAGAAGGTGATCGGCTGGATCAAGGACAACCATCCGGAACTCCAGATCCGCTTCAGCGCCGAGGACACCTTCCGCAGCGAGGAAGCGGATCTGATGGCCGTGTACCGAGCCGTCAGCGACCTGGGCGTGCACCGCGTGGGGCTGGCCGATACCGTGGGTGTGGCCACGCCCCGGCAGGTGTACACGCTGGTGCGGGAAGTCCGCAAGGTGATCCACGCCGAGTGCGGCATCGAATTCCACGGCCACAACGACACCGGCTGTGCGGTCAGCAACGCCTACGAGGCCGTCGAGGCCGGGGCCACCCACATCGACACGACCATCCTGGGCATCGGGGAGCGCAACGGCATCACGCCGCTGGGCGGCTTCCTGGCCCGCATGTTCACCTTCGACCCGCAGGGGCTGGTCGAGAAGTACAACCTGGAACTGCTGCCCGAGCTGGACGCCATGATCGCCCGGATGGTCGGCCTGCCGATTCCCTGGAACAACTACCTGACCGGTGAATTCGCGTACAACCACAAGGCCGGGATGCACCTGAAAGCCATCTACCTGAATCCCGGCGCCTACGAGGCCATTCCGCCCGGGGCCTTCGGCGTGGGCCGGCGCATCCAGGCGGCCAGCAAGGTCACGGGCAAGCACGCGATCGCCTACAAGGCCCGCGAACTGGGCCTGCACTACGGCGAGGACGCCCTGCGCCGCGTCACCGACCACATCAAGGCCCTCGCCGAGCACGACGACCTCGACGACGAGCACCTTGAGGAACTGCTGCGCGAGTGGGTCAGCGCGTAAACAACATCTGGTCGCCTGGCGACGTCCGTGCTGGAATGACCCATCATGAACCCTGACTCCGTCCTGTACCGCACCTTCTCCCCCACCGGCTCAGACGGTGGAAAGCGCGTGACGGTGTTCCCCGAGACGGCGGGAGACCTCCAGGCACGCGCGTCGGTGGCCGGCGCACCGCTGAGCGTCTTCGTGGAGGGGGGCGATGCGACCACCCTCTCGCTCAGGGTGTTCACCCCTGCCCGAGAGAAAGGCAGCTCCGACAGCGCAGCCGTGGCGGCCCTGACGTGGTGGGCCGCCACCCAGCCGGTCTCCGACCTGATGACGGTCAGCATGGGTGGCGAGACGCAGGACGCGCAGCTCTGCGGCGGCGAGTGGCTGCTGCGGCAGGGCACCGTGATGGTGGCGGAGGTCGAGAGCGACCTCTCGGCCCTGGGGCTGGGGGCCCGGCGGGCGTGGACGGCCCGGACGGAACGGCCGAACTTCGTCGTGGATGTGCCGGATCTGGCCGCGCTGGACACCTTCAACGTGGACGAGGCCGCGATCTCGGCCGTGAACCGCGCGACGGGGACGACCGGCCTGATCGTCTTCACAGCGGGCGGCCCGAACCGCGCCGACGTGAGTTTCCGGGCCTTCGGGCCGCTGAAGGGCTTTCTGGAGGACGCCGCGAGCAGCAACATGCTCGCGTGCCTGGTGGGGGTGCTGGGCCACCTCAACCGCCTGCCGGCCGACACCAACCTGCTCCGCGCCGCGCAGCGCATGCCCGGCACGCCCGCGCAGCTCAGCGCCCAGTTCGAACAGACCGGACAGGGTATGGACGTCTGGGTGGGTGGCCGCGCCACGCCGCTGCTGCCGGCCACGGTGTAGCCCAGCGCCCCCCTATACACTGGAGGGATGGAGCTTCTTCTCGACCTGCACCCCGACGCCTACCCCCTGGAGGGCTTCCGCAGGCGGCAGCTGCTGGACTGGGTGTACGGACAGGGCGTGGGCACCTTCGACGCCATGACCAATCTGCCCACCGAACTGCGTGCAGAGCTGGCGGCGACGTACCACCTCAGCCCCTACCGGG from Deinococcus sp. AB2017081 encodes the following:
- the secD gene encoding protein translocase subunit SecD encodes the protein MTYGNKNTNRNRGGNDRRPPPPRRAPTGRSSTSRWTPLFLLLTLLASLAYIWRPWEHRDNLWTVWDPGRYEFVTLGLDLKGGLRIELAPESGTATRDELDRVKTVIENRINALGVAEPTVTVSGGRRVVVEIPGATPAVQQRAREIIQRTARLEFRIVQQGAQPDQAVLARSPRSSGYTLAQLGPVQATGEVIASAQAATDPQSSRWVVTFQNTDKGAATFGDFTGKNVGKLMAVVLDDQIQSVATIQQRLFRDVQITGNFSAEEANQLALVLKSGALPIKIKTEAERAVGPTLGADAIRSGAIAAVVGIGLVFLMLFFYYGLWFGLVGALGLLFSSVVILGMLAGFGATLTLPGIAGLVLTIGAAVDGNVISFERIKEEMQKGKGIRNSINAGYQHSTAAILDVNASHLLSALALYNYSTGPVKGFAVTLIIGVVASTFSNLVFAKWFLEWLAARRPNMTAPMWIKHTNFDFIKAAPIVTTASVLLALAGLGVLATRGLNYGVDFTSGTTLTVRADGTSTTEQVRAAVAGAGIEKVTAQSAAIQRDITPAQSGAQYTVKVPQLTAAETTTLSTAIAKVPGGQVQATETVGPAVGRELTDKTIKAVLLGMALILIYVGFRFDFIMGLGSILAVVHDVGIVMGLYALLGLEFSIATVAAVLTLIGYSLNDSIIVSDRIRENIKEMRGKSYRQIVNTSINQTLSRTIMTSVSTMLPLISLLIFGGPVLRDFSIILLVGIIIGTYSSIYIVAPLVVYFEEWNRRRKSGGQPAKA
- the argC gene encoding N-acetyl-gamma-glutamyl-phosphate reductase: MTGSEQLSVAIVGGSGYAGGEFLRLALNHPHLNVTQVTSERNAGTPVGLVHPNLRGRTNLKFRKAADLDAADVVVLALPHNSAAKRIAEFEAKGRIIIDLSADFRLKDPAVYRATYGEDHPAPDKLGEWVYGNPELHREELVGATRIACAGCFATSVILALYPLLKLGVLLPKDVIATGLVGSSAAGASASDGSHHPERAGSLRVYKPVGHRHTAEARQELPGNFPIHLTAISTPRVRGILTTVQAWVPDGWSDKDVWSAYREVYGQEPFIRIVKVAKGIHRYPDPMLLDGTNYCDLGFEMDQDTGRVVLMSAIDNLVKGTAGHAIQSLNISQGWAETTGLEFAGLHPA
- the lysS gene encoding homocitrate synthase, with product MTPELPEAPVNYVPLIPATSWAIIDSTLREGEQFARGNFKSDDKVEIARALDAFGAEFIEVTTPMVSAQTHADILKLTSLGLKSKFLTHVRCHMDDVQRAVDTGVHGLDLLFGTSSFLREFSHGKDIAGIIASAQKVIGWIKDNHPELQIRFSAEDTFRSEEADLMAVYRAVSDLGVHRVGLADTVGVATPRQVYTLVREVRKVIHAECGIEFHGHNDTGCAVSNAYEAVEAGATHIDTTILGIGERNGITPLGGFLARMFTFDPQGLVEKYNLELLPELDAMIARMVGLPIPWNNYLTGEFAYNHKAGMHLKAIYLNPGAYEAIPPGAFGVGRRIQAASKVTGKHAIAYKARELGLHYGEDALRRVTDHIKALAEHDDLDDEHLEELLREWVSA
- a CDS encoding PhzF family phenazine biosynthesis protein — translated: MNPDSVLYRTFSPTGSDGGKRVTVFPETAGDLQARASVAGAPLSVFVEGGDATTLSLRVFTPAREKGSSDSAAVAALTWWAATQPVSDLMTVSMGGETQDAQLCGGEWLLRQGTVMVAEVESDLSALGLGARRAWTARTERPNFVVDVPDLAALDTFNVDEAAISAVNRATGTTGLIVFTAGGPNRADVSFRAFGPLKGFLEDAASSNMLACLVGVLGHLNRLPADTNLLRAAQRMPGTPAQLSAQFEQTGQGMDVWVGGRATPLLPATV